Proteins encoded in a region of the Oncorhynchus keta strain PuntledgeMale-10-30-2019 chromosome 3, Oket_V2, whole genome shotgun sequence genome:
- the LOC118367275 gene encoding ADP-ribosylation factor 1-like: MGNMFGSLFKGLFGKKEMRILMVGLDAAGKTTILYKLKLGEIVTTIPTIGFNVETVEYKNISFTVWDVGGQDKIRPLWRHYFQNTQGLIFVVDSNDRERVNEAREELQRMLAEDELRDAVLLVFANKQDLPNAMNAAEITDKLGLHALRQRSWYIQATCATSGDGLYEGLDWLSNQLKNQK; the protein is encoded by the exons ATGGGGAATATGTTTGGAAGCCTGTTCAAGGGCCTATTTGGCAAGAAGGAGATGAGGATTCTCATGGTTGGACTCGATGCGGCTGGAAAAACGACTATCCTGTACAAACTCAAACTAGGAGAGATTGTTACCACCATTCCAACAATTG GTTTTAATGTAGAAACGGTAGAATACAAGAACATCAGCTTCACAGTGTGGGACGTTGGCGGTCAAGACAAAATCAGGCCGCTGTGGCGCCACTACTTCCAGAACACTCAAG GGCTTATCTTTGTGGTGGACAGCAACGACCGGGAGCGAGTGAACGAGGCGAGGGAGGAGTTGCAGAGAATGCTCGCGGAGGATGAGCTAAGAGATGCTGTGCTGCTCGTTTTTGCAAACAAACAG GACCTTCCCAATGCAATGAATGCTGCAGAGATCACAGACAAGCTGGGGCTCCACGCTCTCCGCCAGCGCAGCTGGTACATCCAGGCCACTTGTGCTACCAGCGGGGACGGCCTCTACGAGGGCCTTGACTGGCTCTCCAACCAACTCAAGAACCAGAAATGA